In Desulfovibrio aminophilus, a single genomic region encodes these proteins:
- a CDS encoding FmdE family protein: MDIGNYSFSEFKNLAAAFHSYPAPGLLLGGYMVERARRELPDGILFEAIVETPKCLPDAVQLLTPCSIGNGWMKIVNYGRYALALYDKYDGSGVRVFVDSEKIKKWPELSGWFYKLKPKKEQDSDRLLREIEAAGDTICGIETIRVARKFLGKPPSSRISDCPICGEAFPVNDGSVCRGCQEKAIYDTRDDDCARENPSLRSMPVAAAVGKTALHDMTQIVPGKMKGAAFKAGQVISAGDVCRLQQMGKNNVFVEDAAGVGSEWVHENDAAREFARRMAGRNVEFGEADEGKVVFKAKIDGLLTLDRDKLKAFNLVPGVMCASRHGDAMVEQAKPIAGCRAIPLYLSRADFSKAQHVLGTEPVFNVVPLRKAKVGIIVTGTEVFTGLIEDKFIPVVRAKVEKLGCTVVGGEIQPDDRQRIADSAARMIGDGADIIITTAGLSVDPDDVTRAALHDVGMSEALYGMPALPGAMSLVGKIGSVDIIGVPACAIFFKATGFDLILPRVVAGLPITRNDLADYAEGGFCLGCKSCTFPKCPFGK; the protein is encoded by the coding sequence AAGAATCTCGCGGCGGCCTTCCACAGTTACCCCGCGCCCGGTCTTCTGCTGGGCGGGTACATGGTTGAGCGGGCGAGGAGGGAGCTTCCGGACGGAATACTGTTCGAGGCCATCGTCGAAACCCCGAAGTGCCTGCCCGACGCGGTCCAGCTCCTCACGCCGTGCAGCATCGGCAACGGCTGGATGAAGATCGTCAACTATGGACGCTATGCCCTGGCCCTGTACGACAAGTACGACGGCTCGGGCGTCCGCGTCTTCGTCGATTCCGAAAAAATCAAAAAGTGGCCCGAGCTGTCAGGCTGGTTCTACAAACTGAAGCCCAAGAAGGAACAGGATTCGGATCGCCTGCTGCGGGAGATCGAAGCCGCCGGCGACACGATCTGCGGCATCGAAACGATCCGCGTCGCGCGGAAGTTCCTCGGCAAGCCGCCGTCGAGCAGGATTTCCGATTGTCCCATCTGCGGCGAGGCGTTTCCCGTCAATGACGGCTCCGTCTGCCGGGGCTGTCAGGAGAAGGCCATATACGACACGAGGGACGACGATTGCGCGCGCGAGAACCCCTCGCTGCGCTCCATGCCAGTGGCCGCCGCGGTCGGGAAGACGGCGCTGCACGACATGACGCAGATCGTCCCGGGGAAGATGAAGGGCGCGGCCTTCAAGGCCGGGCAGGTCATCAGCGCGGGCGACGTGTGCCGTCTGCAGCAGATGGGCAAGAACAACGTGTTCGTCGAGGACGCCGCCGGTGTCGGCTCCGAGTGGGTCCATGAAAATGACGCCGCGCGGGAATTCGCGCGGAGGATGGCGGGCCGGAACGTCGAGTTCGGCGAAGCCGACGAGGGGAAGGTCGTCTTCAAGGCGAAGATCGACGGCCTGCTGACCCTGGACCGCGACAAGCTGAAGGCCTTCAACCTCGTTCCCGGCGTGATGTGCGCCTCGCGCCACGGCGACGCCATGGTCGAGCAGGCCAAGCCCATCGCGGGGTGCCGCGCGATTCCGCTGTATCTTTCACGCGCGGACTTCTCGAAGGCGCAGCATGTCCTTGGCACGGAGCCCGTTTTCAACGTCGTCCCGCTCCGCAAGGCCAAGGTCGGAATCATCGTCACCGGCACGGAAGTCTTCACCGGCCTGATCGAGGACAAGTTCATCCCGGTGGTCAGGGCCAAGGTGGAAAAGCTCGGCTGCACCGTCGTGGGCGGCGAAATCCAGCCTGACGACAGGCAGCGCATCGCGGACAGCGCCGCGCGGATGATCGGCGACGGCGCCGACATCATCATCACGACCGCCGGCCTTTCCGTCGATCCCGACGACGTGACGCGGGCCGCGCTGCACGACGTGGGCATGAGCGAGGCCTTGTACGGCATGCCCGCGCTTCCTGGAGCCATGAGTCTGGTGGGGAAGATCGGGAGCGTGGACATCATCGGAGTTCCCGCCTGCGCGATCTTCTTCAAGGCGACCGGCTTCGACCTCATTCTGCCGCGCGTCGTCGCCGGACTGCCCATCACGCGGAACGACCTCGCCGACTATGCGGAGGGAGGATTTTGTCTGGGATGCAAGTCCTGCACATTCCCCAAGTGCCCGTTCGGCAAGTAA
- a CDS encoding DMSO/selenate family reductase complex A subunit, which yields MDSGKETMRTDEKRRSLLKWAAAIGCVSALPGTGLLAGGKQAAASSAKPGEKVVWTSCNVNCGSRCVLRAHVSDGIITRIETDDLGDDQYGDHQVRACLRGRSMRQRVYAKERLKYPMRRVGRRGEGKFERISWDEALDEIAARLKKTIAKWGNEAVYLNYGTGNLGAVMSKSWPTGSTPVARLMNCLGGYLNQYGTYSDAMIDMALPYTFGDGWVEGNAFSDIAYSKLVVFFGNNPGATRMSGGGVLHDILTARKKGDTKIIVVDPRYTDTAAAMADEWIPIRPGTDAALVCGLAHVMITEGLEDKDFIRKYTVGFDEDSMPEGVPAGNSYKSYILGLGEDKTPKTPEWAASITGIPARRIVQLAREIAGAKPCYIAQGWSVQRQANGEQNCRAVCMLPILTGNVGVRGGNTGAREDGYWLPFKRFPVLKNPVSTSISCFLWTDAIVRGPEMTAKRDGVRGRDRLQVPIKFIWNYAGNCLVNQHADSGETSRILADDTKCETIVVIDNFMTPSAKFADILLPAVTNLEEDDFAQHGFVSEMGYVIFAQKVIEPLFESRSVYDMCADIAKRFGVERQYTEGRTRREWMQYLLDQSRIKLPELPEKLDDAFAMGIFKKRITDLPGIPYKDFRDDPVKNPVKTPSGKLEIFSKRLWEIGREWDLPQGDRISGLPEYNATWEGVADPLRAKYPLQLIGHHYKQRTHSTYGNVDWLKKVAPQELWINPIDAEARGIAHGDEVKVSNDRGVVFTTAKVTPRIMPGVLSLPEGAWFTPDSGGNDHGGCVNVLTSLRPSPLAKGNAQHTNLVEVKKA from the coding sequence ATGGATAGCGGAAAAGAAACCATGCGGACGGACGAGAAGAGAAGATCGCTGTTGAAATGGGCCGCGGCGATTGGTTGCGTGAGCGCGCTCCCCGGGACCGGTCTGCTCGCGGGCGGGAAGCAGGCGGCCGCCTCCAGCGCGAAGCCGGGCGAGAAAGTCGTCTGGACCTCCTGCAACGTCAACTGCGGGAGCCGTTGCGTCCTGCGAGCGCACGTCTCCGACGGGATCATCACGCGCATCGAGACCGACGACCTCGGCGACGATCAGTACGGCGACCATCAGGTGCGCGCCTGCCTGCGCGGCCGTTCGATGCGGCAGCGGGTCTATGCCAAGGAACGGCTGAAATATCCCATGCGCCGGGTCGGCAGGCGCGGGGAAGGGAAGTTCGAGCGCATCAGCTGGGACGAGGCCCTGGACGAGATCGCGGCCAGACTGAAGAAGACCATCGCCAAGTGGGGCAACGAAGCCGTCTATCTGAATTACGGCACGGGAAACCTCGGCGCCGTCATGTCCAAGTCCTGGCCCACCGGCTCCACCCCGGTCGCCCGCCTCATGAACTGCCTCGGCGGCTACCTGAACCAGTACGGCACATACAGCGACGCCATGATCGACATGGCCCTGCCGTACACCTTCGGCGACGGCTGGGTCGAGGGCAACGCCTTCTCGGACATCGCCTACAGCAAGCTGGTCGTGTTCTTCGGCAACAACCCCGGCGCGACGCGGATGAGCGGCGGCGGTGTGCTGCACGACATCCTGACCGCGCGGAAGAAGGGCGACACGAAGATCATCGTCGTCGACCCCCGCTATACGGACACGGCGGCCGCCATGGCGGACGAATGGATCCCCATCCGCCCCGGGACCGACGCCGCCCTCGTCTGCGGCCTGGCCCACGTCATGATCACGGAAGGCCTTGAGGACAAGGACTTCATCAGGAAATACACGGTGGGGTTCGACGAGGACTCCATGCCCGAGGGCGTGCCCGCCGGGAACTCCTACAAGTCCTATATCCTGGGCCTGGGCGAGGACAAAACTCCCAAGACGCCCGAATGGGCGGCGTCCATCACCGGCATTCCCGCCCGGCGCATCGTGCAGCTCGCCCGCGAGATCGCGGGCGCGAAGCCGTGCTACATCGCGCAGGGCTGGTCCGTGCAGCGCCAGGCCAACGGGGAGCAGAATTGCCGCGCCGTGTGCATGCTGCCCATTCTGACCGGCAACGTCGGGGTGCGCGGCGGCAATACGGGCGCGCGGGAAGACGGCTACTGGCTGCCGTTCAAGCGCTTCCCTGTTTTGAAGAATCCGGTGTCCACCTCGATCTCCTGCTTCCTGTGGACCGACGCCATCGTGCGCGGCCCGGAGATGACCGCCAAGCGGGACGGCGTACGGGGGCGGGACCGGTTGCAGGTTCCGATCAAGTTCATCTGGAACTACGCCGGGAACTGTCTGGTCAACCAGCACGCGGACTCGGGGGAGACCTCACGGATACTGGCCGACGACACCAAGTGCGAAACGATCGTCGTCATCGACAACTTCATGACCCCGAGCGCGAAGTTCGCGGATATTCTCCTCCCCGCCGTGACCAACCTGGAGGAGGACGACTTCGCGCAGCACGGCTTCGTTTCCGAGATGGGCTACGTGATCTTCGCCCAGAAGGTCATCGAGCCGCTGTTCGAGTCGCGGTCCGTGTACGACATGTGCGCCGACATCGCGAAGCGCTTCGGCGTGGAGCGGCAGTACACCGAGGGACGGACGCGCCGGGAGTGGATGCAGTATCTTCTCGACCAGTCCCGCATCAAGCTGCCGGAATTGCCGGAGAAGCTGGACGACGCCTTCGCCATGGGGATCTTCAAGAAGCGGATAACGGACCTTCCGGGCATCCCCTACAAGGATTTCCGCGACGATCCGGTCAAGAATCCCGTCAAGACGCCATCCGGAAAGCTGGAAATCTTCTCCAAGCGCCTCTGGGAGATCGGCAGGGAATGGGATCTCCCGCAGGGGGACCGGATTTCCGGCCTGCCCGAATACAACGCCACCTGGGAAGGCGTGGCCGACCCGTTGCGGGCGAAGTACCCCTTGCAGCTCATCGGGCATCATTACAAGCAGCGGACGCACTCCACCTACGGCAACGTCGACTGGCTGAAGAAGGTCGCTCCACAGGAACTCTGGATCAATCCGATCGACGCCGAGGCCCGCGGCATCGCGCACGGGGACGAGGTCAAGGTCTCCAACGACCGTGGGGTCGTGTTCACCACGGCGAAGGTGACGCCCAGGATCATGCCCGGCGTCCTGTCTCTTCCCGAGGGCGCGTGGTTCACGCCGGATTCGGGGGGCAACGACCATGGCGGATGCGTCAACGTCCTCACGTCATTGCGTCCTTCCCCTCTGGCGAAGGGCAATGCCCAGCATACCAATCTTGTGGAAGTCAAAAAGGCTTAG
- a CDS encoding DMSO/selenate family reductase complex B subunit — translation MKKPSFHVDMNKCTGCKTCMIACMDKNNTNENILFRRVIEYSGGSWVRNADGTYEQNIFSYYVSMACNHCEDPICVKSCPTTAMHKDENGIVSVDHDKCVGCRYCELVCPYSAPQIDARLGKMTKCDFCRDYLEQGRPPACVAACPTRALTFGDYETLQKRYGEAQTFAPLPDPAITKPRLFLTANKNARQLGASNGKIQNPEEV, via the coding sequence ATGAAGAAGCCGTCGTTTCACGTCGACATGAACAAGTGCACCGGGTGCAAGACATGCATGATCGCCTGCATGGACAAGAACAACACGAACGAAAACATACTCTTCAGGCGGGTCATAGAATATTCAGGAGGGAGCTGGGTCCGCAATGCCGACGGCACGTATGAGCAGAACATCTTCTCGTATTATGTGTCGATGGCCTGCAACCATTGCGAGGACCCGATCTGCGTGAAGTCCTGCCCGACGACCGCCATGCACAAGGACGAGAACGGCATCGTGAGTGTCGACCACGACAAGTGCGTCGGATGCAGGTATTGCGAGCTGGTCTGCCCCTATTCCGCGCCGCAGATCGACGCCCGCCTGGGAAAGATGACGAAGTGCGACTTCTGCCGCGATTATCTTGAGCAGGGACGCCCCCCGGCCTGCGTCGCCGCCTGTCCGACCCGCGCGCTCACCTTCGGCGACTATGAGACGCTCCAGAAGCGGTACGGAGAAGCGCAGACGTTCGCGCCGCTTCCCGATCCGGCGATCACGAAGCCCCGTTTGTTCCTCACCGCGAACAAGAACGCGCGGCAGCTCGGGGCGAGCAACGGAAAGATTCAAAACCCCGAAGAGGTGTAG
- a CDS encoding DmsC/YnfH family molybdoenzyme membrane anchor subunit — protein MLTAEWSLVFFTVIVQVAAGMLLAAETAKTTVRLETGGLLRLQAPIACGLVALGFIFSGAHLGSPMNSLFTLSNVPHSPLSREIVAVGLLLAAAIALSYLRLKKGNEAKVLGILAAILGIVAVLSMTRVYMVSTVPVWNNSATWLGFLGTMLLVGPMIAGTVFLYQAKGASDVDARPMFKVFAGVFAVGFALKLIGIPMSAAAFSSLSQLGLSSYSPIVDTGTALFITRLLLLIVGVGMFCKVVLGVQEDGRTPRMNLCACAALVVVMGELLDRAMFFGAYARIGL, from the coding sequence ATGCTCACAGCAGAATGGAGTCTGGTCTTCTTCACCGTCATCGTGCAGGTGGCCGCCGGAATGCTGCTCGCCGCCGAAACCGCGAAAACGACCGTGCGTCTCGAGACGGGCGGCCTGCTGCGGCTTCAGGCTCCGATCGCGTGCGGCCTGGTCGCGCTCGGGTTCATCTTCTCCGGCGCGCACCTCGGGTCGCCGATGAACAGCCTGTTCACGCTCTCCAACGTGCCGCATTCGCCCTTGAGCAGGGAGATCGTGGCCGTCGGGCTCCTGCTGGCCGCCGCGATCGCCCTGTCGTACCTGCGTCTGAAAAAGGGCAATGAGGCGAAGGTGCTGGGCATCTTGGCCGCGATCCTCGGCATCGTCGCCGTGTTGTCCATGACCCGGGTCTACATGGTGTCCACCGTGCCCGTGTGGAACAACTCCGCCACCTGGCTCGGCTTTCTCGGGACGATGCTGCTTGTCGGGCCGATGATCGCCGGAACCGTGTTCCTCTACCAGGCGAAGGGAGCTTCGGACGTCGATGCGCGGCCGATGTTCAAGGTCTTCGCCGGCGTCTTCGCCGTCGGGTTCGCCTTGAAACTCATCGGCATTCCGATGTCGGCGGCCGCATTCTCCTCGCTGTCGCAACTCGGCCTGTCTTCCTATTCGCCGATCGTCGACACGGGAACGGCCCTGTTCATCACGAGGCTGCTTCTGCTGATCGTCGGCGTGGGCATGTTCTGCAAGGTCGTTCTCGGCGTCCAGGAGGATGGGCGGACGCCGCGCATGAATCTGTGCGCGTGCGCCGCGCTCGTGGTCGTCATGGGCGAACTGCTGGACCGCGCGATGTTCTTCGGGGCGTATGCCAGGATAGGCCTGTAG
- a CDS encoding molecular chaperone, which yields MNDDIRFSRLAVAFSFLGNVYASPPRAELLRALRDDRLFDDWVLPIQTDGGRNGLAMLREFAAGYDASGLLAVRRDFDGLFVCSDRPVPIWESVWVNGDGLLFQKTCLDVSSRYEANGFTFPRICNEPADHFGFELLFVSRLSNDIHACMERGDAANARRIVTELGRFVDEHVLQWADAFLSEVLKRTESRYYAGCSLLCSDAITTLRRFLGEWE from the coding sequence ATGAACGACGACATCCGCTTTTCACGACTCGCCGTCGCGTTCTCCTTCCTCGGGAACGTCTATGCGTCCCCCCCGCGAGCGGAATTGCTGCGCGCATTGCGGGATGACCGCCTGTTCGACGACTGGGTTTTGCCGATTCAGACGGACGGGGGGCGGAACGGACTCGCGATGCTGCGGGAGTTCGCGGCCGGATACGATGCTTCCGGGCTCCTCGCCGTGCGGCGCGATTTCGACGGCCTCTTCGTCTGTTCCGATCGCCCGGTGCCGATTTGGGAATCGGTCTGGGTGAACGGCGACGGATTGTTGTTTCAGAAGACATGCCTTGATGTGTCGAGCCGCTACGAGGCGAATGGATTCACTTTTCCCAGGATATGCAACGAGCCTGCCGACCATTTCGGTTTCGAGCTGCTGTTCGTCTCCCGCTTGTCGAACGACATTCACGCCTGCATGGAAAGGGGCGACGCCGCGAACGCCCGCCGCATCGTCACGGAACTCGGCCGGTTTGTGGACGAACATGTGCTGCAATGGGCCGACGCCTTCCTGTCCGAGGTGCTGAAAAGGACGGAAAGCCGCTACTATGCCGGGTGTTCCCTGCTGTGCTCGGACGCCATCACGACCCTGCGCCGTTTCTTGGGCGAGTGGGAATGA
- a CDS encoding 4Fe-4S binding protein, producing MPRVIVNAARCVNARKTVCSRCADICHSHSIRLDGVPSIDRLSCNDCGACAAACPTDALAAFDSGRFLGRVRRMPKSASIVLGCKMVAGPGSDVVGIGHCFSALGADALMGLVALGFASVVFAHGDCAGCTDGDRLRGFERMLEETANWLMVFDLRDGVRLERRRIPEAAGRQAQVDHSRRNFLSALFNGRREPGGSMSEKSPLSADAAPDKHANLVRQLRRIRRNHPIAPEPGRHPVQIADTCNACGACGAVCPTGALRCSSGENRFRVDHTPSKCLRCTLCVNVCAKKCITFNCDGYSLPLLDGTEVVADFACLKCVRCNSASKELSKDGLCAICDKKKQIGTTNPVAK from the coding sequence ATGCCCCGGGTCATCGTCAACGCGGCGCGATGCGTGAATGCAAGAAAAACCGTCTGCTCCCGGTGCGCCGACATCTGCCATTCCCATTCGATCCGCCTGGACGGCGTACCCTCGATCGATCGCTTGTCCTGCAATGACTGCGGCGCATGCGCCGCAGCATGCCCGACGGACGCGCTTGCCGCCTTCGACTCCGGGCGCTTCCTCGGGAGGGTCCGTCGGATGCCGAAAAGCGCGTCGATCGTGCTGGGGTGCAAGATGGTCGCGGGGCCGGGTTCGGATGTCGTCGGCATCGGGCATTGTTTTTCGGCGCTGGGGGCTGATGCCCTGATGGGGCTCGTGGCCCTGGGGTTTGCAAGCGTCGTCTTCGCTCACGGAGATTGCGCGGGCTGCACGGACGGCGACAGGCTGCGCGGCTTCGAGCGCATGCTGGAGGAGACGGCGAACTGGCTGATGGTGTTCGACCTGCGGGACGGCGTGCGTCTTGAACGACGCCGCATCCCCGAGGCCGCCGGGCGCCAGGCCCAGGTTGATCATTCCAGGCGCAATTTCTTGTCCGCGCTTTTCAACGGGAGGAGGGAGCCGGGCGGTTCCATGTCCGAAAAGAGTCCGCTGTCCGCCGACGCCGCGCCCGACAAGCACGCGAATCTCGTGCGGCAGTTGCGCCGCATCCGCCGGAACCATCCGATCGCCCCGGAGCCTGGGCGGCATCCGGTTCAGATCGCGGACACGTGCAATGCCTGTGGCGCGTGCGGCGCGGTGTGCCCGACCGGGGCCCTGCGGTGTTCATCAGGGGAAAATCGTTTCAGGGTGGACCATACGCCGTCGAAATGTCTCCGCTGCACCCTTTGCGTGAACGTATGCGCGAAAAAATGCATCACGTTCAACTGCGACGGATATTCCTTGCCGCTTCTTGACGGAACCGAAGTCGTCGCGGACTTCGCGTGCCTGAAATGCGTCCGGTGCAACTCCGCATCAAAGGAATTGTCGAAGGACGGCCTTTGCGCCATATGCGATAAAAAAAAGCAGATTGGAACCACGAATCCTGTGGCGAAATAA